One genomic segment of Arachis duranensis cultivar V14167 chromosome 4, aradu.V14167.gnm2.J7QH, whole genome shotgun sequence includes these proteins:
- the LOC107485423 gene encoding probable protein S-acyltransferase 14 codes for MAWNVFKFCTSLRGLGSVMILLVLGVVGVSYYAVVLTNFGPALYNSGGIASLSSSLAVLILFHSLLVMLLWCYFAVVFTDPGIVPPNWRPTVDEERGEADPLNGVELSNLQSDPSNQLIRYCRKCSQPKPARCHHCSVCGRCVLKMDHHCIWVVNCVGALNYKYFILFLFYTFLETTLVTISLLPYFIAFFTDEEIPGTPGTLATTFLTFVLNLAFSLSVFGFLIMHLSLVAANTTTIEAYEKKTTPKWRYDLGTRKNFEQVFGTDKRYWFIPAYAEENIRRMPALQGLEYPLRPDFDSQEC; via the exons ATGGCTTGGAACGTGTTCAAGTTCTGCACTTCTCTGCGTGGACTTGGCTCTGTCATGATCCTCTTGGTCCTTGGGGTCGTTGGTGTTTCCTATTATGCGGTTGTGTTGACTAATTTTGGACCTGCTTTGTATAATTCCGGTGGCAttgcttctctttcttcttccctcgCTGTGTTgatcttgtttcattctttG CTGGTTATGTTATTGTGGTGTTACTTTGCTGTTGTGTTTACGGATCCGGGTATTGTACCGCCTAACTGGAGGCCTACAGTTGATGAAGAGAGAGGAGAGGCTGACCCATTAAATGGGGTAGAATTAAGTAATTTGCAATCTGATCCTTCAAACCAGCTGATCCGGTACTGCCGGAAGTGTAGTCAGCCTAAGCCAGCTCGATGCCATCATTGCTCTGTTT GTGGGCGTTGTGTGCTGAAGATGGACCACCATTGTATCTGGGTAGTCAACTGTGTTGGTGCTCTAAATTACAAGTATTTCATTCTATTCTTG TTTTACACCTTTCTTGAGACTACTCTTGTGACTATATCATTACTGCCATATTTCATAGCATTCTTTACTGATGAAGAAATTCCCGGAACACCTGGCACACTTGCCACAACTTTCCTTACTTTTG TTTTGAATCTGGCCTTTTCGTTGAGTGTCTTCGGATTTCTAATCATGCACCTATCACTAGTAGCTGCAAATACAACTACTATTGAG GCATACGAGAAGAAAACTACTCCAAAATGGCGTTATGACCTTGGTactagaaaaaattttgaacag GTTTTTGGGACAGACAAGAGATACTGGTTTATCCCTGCTTATGCGGAAGAAAATATACGAAGGATGCCAGCTCTTCAGGGTCTTGAGTATCCATTAAGACCCGACTTCGACTCCCAAGAGTGCTGA